ACTGAATCTATCCCCCAGGGTCTTTTCCTGTAGTATAGAGTCTTATTCCCCAAATTTTCCCTGTTTCCCATAGGCCAGAATGTTTCTTAACGAATTTCCAGACTTCTAATTTTATGGCCATTGGATTGCATTTTCCTATTGTATATGCCTTGGGCGGGCCTTCCTTTCCATACACATATTTTCATTTATGAGGGCTCTGTTTTATAACCCATTCTGCCCCCTTGTTGTTGGTAACTAGAGTGCCCAGCCACAGGGCATGCACAGACTTATAAACTCTGTAttcctatataaaaaaaaaaaagctcccacAGCTTTCCTTTCTCCGATTCAACCAGACACTTAAAGCGGGCATCAGTGAGCAAAGATCAAAGTGGAGTATGGGTTGTTGGTCTGTAGTCATGCTAGCTAACACCTCCCAGGTATCTGTCTCTCTCGGTTCCCTAGTCCAAGCCTGAGGGAAGTGGGGTTGGACCATGACCCTATACTCATAACCACAGGGCAAAACACAAGGCTAAGGAGGAGGtagaggggcagggagggaaagggTCCAGACCAGCCAGACGAAACTTAATTTTAATGAGTCCGTAGTTCAGGAGACAGTTCATTTGGAGGCAGTGTCTCTGgcttatgctttctttttctttctttctttctttctttctttctttctttctttctttctctctctctctctctctctctctctctctctctctctctttctttctttcttaatttttaattatgagaCATTACAATGGAGAGAAAATATATAAGGAGTTATTAAGAATGTTGGGGAACCATGCTGGAAGAAGTAGAAGGCTTCAGTATAGACAGAGAAAAAATAATGTCAGGCAGCTTAGAACTTCGATGCAATGTAAGCCACAAACATATTCACTTAGGTCATGATCGTGGAACACTGCTCAGACTGCTGATACTCGAGCACCCTGGGCTATATTAGTTTTACCTTTTGTGTTTTCACTGAAGACCATAGCTTTTATTGAGTTCTGATCGTTAATGAGCCCTAACACCAAACCTAATCTCTCAACCCAGCCGAGATCATGTTTGCACAGCCTGCTGGACACATTCACAAGGCTGTCTGTCCCCCACACGTGTTGAATAGACACAGCCACAACTAAATCCATCTCTTTCCACACCTGTGTTTGGCAAAAAATATTCCAAACAcaatgattcttttcttttcttttttttattagatattttcttcatttacatttcaaatgctatccccaaaatcccctataccttccccctgccctgctccccaactcatccATTCTCTAGTTGGCTTCTGCTTTCTTGATCTAGGGTGGTGGATCCCTGGTATATGCCTACTGCCCTCAGGGCTGTAGAATTGGTGAGAATCGCCATGCTGGGTCCTTTCCAAGCTGGTTCCACCATTCCTTAGCTACCTACCTATTTGACCCAGATGGCAGCACTGGGCTTAAACAAGGGGGAGCTGGTGGTTGACAGGGAGGTCAACCAGGTCTCTTTGACAGTCTGATTAATATAGTCTTTATGGAGGAGTTTTCAAACCATACatgggggtatgtgtgtgtgtgtgtgtgtgtgtggtgtgtgtgttgtcagtTTGGCTTAAACCAAAGGGGGCTCCAGCTGAGACAAAAAGGAAGAATCTTTGCTCTGTCATAGACTGTGACTTCTTTTTGGGTCAGTGGTACTTGACTGGGCACTAGAAGGTTCTGTGGGTCAGGCCGGCTCCATCTGGCTGGTAGAATGTCTAGGACTTGGACTCTGTTTCTCCAAACTCATCCTGGGCCATCCTAATCCAGCCCTAATCAGCCAACTTGAAGCCCTTCCCCTCATCTGCTGAAGGGGAGGATGAAACCTGTTTCTCTATACAACCAGGCTCAGGAGATCCCAGAGCAACTTGTAACATAGAATTTGTCAGAGTATGGAGCCAGAGCTGTTTGTGGATAGAATACCTCAATCTATCCCAAATGGTGATCATGGCCCTAAAGTCAACTGGGGCACCACTCTGGAACTCATTTAGTTTAGCaagttttctcctcctcccttcctctcatctTTCCTTACTctttccccctgccccttccccccaattccttccctttcttcttccattcctttcctttctcttcctttgtttctggaaCTCagtttcttgagtgctgggattaaaggtgtgcaccaccatgcctggctccttctgtttctttgaggcaaggtctcctgAAGTTCATGCTGGCTTGGAACTCTATgtggctgaggctggccttgaacactgatcttcctgcctttctctttctgattgcagtgtgtgccaccacacagctTTTTCTTGTTTGGTGGGGTGTGTGTACGAGAGTAGTAGTTTggatgtagcctaggctggtcttcaATTCTCAGTCCCCTGTCTGAGGCCAGCTCACCCCCTTTTATTTCACACcccgtcccccctccccccctggCCTTTCCCATCACTGTTTCCTAGGACTGAACTGTTGCTTCCCGGAGAACTTCTGCTAACCTTATGAAACCCAACTGTGATGGTGAATGTAAACCCAGATCATCTGGGAGATGGAGTTTTAAGCAGCTTGTGGGTAAttatcttgattacattaattgatgtgggaagacccatcttAATTGTAGGTGAGACTTTCCCAAGGCAGGAATGGGCCAGGGAGATAGCTTAGTAGGTAAGGGCACTTGCAGCCAAACCTGAAAATGCAAATTCAATTCCTGGGACACACaaggtggaagcagagaaccGATTCCTGCAAGTTCCTTTGAACTCCACACATCAGTCTCCGAATCccagaaataaaatgtaataaaaactttaaaaaataataaaatgaagaaagtgaGCCAAGTGTCAGCAGTTATTTGCTGTTCTTTggtttcgttttttgtttgtttttgtttttaattaaaacaaacattttttcttttcttttttttcctgagacaaggtctgtctTAGTTAGACATATTGGTATGGTGATatgccatgaccaaaagaaagttgaagtaaagggtttattttgcttacacttccagatcatagtccatcactgaaggacagaaactcaaaacagggcaggaacctagaagcaggagatgatgcagaggccataaagggggtgctgcttactagcttgctttctgtggcttgttcagcctgctttcttacagaacacaGAATCCCTAGCCCAGCATCCCTCTGTGCCTAACCCCTATGCCAAGCCTATACGGCTCCCATATTGCTTCCTGCTGTTATCCCTGCACACTACCCAAGCCCTCCTCCCACCATTGTCCCCATAGCTACCCCCATTGTTCTCATTGCCTCTAagtcctctcctgcttcctgaagcCAGGGAGGTACTTGAAGAGCACAAACACAATCTCCCCACCAGATGCACCAGCCAGAAGGCTGTAGTATGGAGCTATCTATCAGGTGTGAGGGCAGACCTTCTGATGTTGGTAGTCCTGGGTCTGGAGGGTTGAAGGCTTGGACAGTGCTACCAGAAACAGGCTTGTAGCTCCAAGCCCTGGGAACTAGACAGGGATGACTGCAGGcctcagagacagagactgatgGCTCAGGGTGAAGGTGGGTGTCCAACTTTCAGACGTCCAAGGAAGATGTTATTTCCCAAGTTCACCTCGGAATTGTAATCAagttacaaacaacaacaaaacaaaacaaaaaaacccaaccctcagggcagctgagatggctcagcaggtaaaggtgctgggTGTGTAAGCATGGCAGCCATAGTACTATCCCCAGaataaaaagagggaaaaagaaaatcagctcCATTAAGCTGTCCCTTTACTCCCACATACACAATGATAAATCTTGGCATGTGCCTTATGGGCTGCAAGTTGGACATGCCTCCTAGGACCACAGGTTCCAGGCATACAGTCACAACAGTAGCATTAACAGTAGCTATGCGCCAGGCAtggaggcgcacgcctttaatcccagcactccggaggcagaggcaggcagatttctgagttcgaggccagcctggtctacagagtgagttctaggacagccagggctacacagagaaaccctatctcgaaaaacaaacaaacaaacaaacaaacaagcaaaaaaacaaacaaaacaaaaccagtggcTATGCTATACAGATTCTGAGTTCTGGGTGCACACATCCTTCAAGGACTGGCAACTCCCAGGAACCTGCAGCCACCAGCCTCTTGCCTGGGCCTCCTGTTGCTTTGGAAAAGCCTTTTttgtcgggggtggggggtgggggtgggggtggggggtggggtaatgttgcaactccaaaaagaaacaaagcaaggtgctgtggaaaagaaagcaaatgaagCATTGTATCTACACCAATCAgcttccagttccaaaggattgAAGATGCCCACAGTAAGTGAAAGCTCATCCAGGCTAGGGCTGGGTATACTGTCTGGAGTGGTGCCTCTGGTAGGGCAAGGCCTCCTAGGTGCAGGAGCATGCTTCTGCCCAGTGGTTCCCCTGGAGCTGGCATGGTCTCAGCATGCTCCCTCAATGAAGGCTGCAGAAGTAGTCTGTGGCCACTGAGaagccatgcctggtttatgtggtgctgggactgAAACTCAGGGCttctttgtgtgtgctaggcaagcactttactgagctACACCCAAGCCCTTACTTACTTGGCAACTAGAtacctaggcttttttttttttttttttttttttaaagagagggtCTTTCTAGTTCTGAACTTGtatcaatcctcctgtctcagcctaccaggtgttgggatcacaggtgagtcATACACAGGATCTcacacacagcccaggctggtctagatTCTTCTGCTTCAACTTCCAGGGCTGTAGCACCAATGGACAGGCTTGGCCCCAGAGGACGACTGTTCCTGTCCAAGTTAACCTTCCAGTGAAAAGAAACGGCATCTTTGCATGTGCTTTTCCTGTCTGGTGGGAAAGCCAGGGGACACAGGGGCCTTTCACTGTCTCTGTGCAAACTCCAAGGAAGTGACGACTTTACTTAGAAGAGACTGGGATGAGCCTGAGTAGGCCCCTCAAGGACACAGGATGGTAGGGAAAAGGCCAGCCCTGGCTCTAGTCAAATTGGTGGTAGCTTCAGCTGGGCCTTAGCTATGAGCAAGGGAAGGAGAGGGCCTCATCTAGAGGACACTGCCTGTGTCCTGCTGCCTCTAACCAGGAGACCCACTGGAAAAAGTGCCACTGTCCCAGGCTTTTATTAGCAGTGGATCTCTGCCACATATAAAACCTAGGCTTTGTGATCAACAATAAACAAGAAACCTGCCAAAGCAATAGAATTTAATTTAGCAATGTAATTAGGTGTGCACTACTACCTAGGAAGACAGAGAACAGGCCCGTGTAACTAACTACATCTCTCACCAAGTTCAGAGACTGAGGTGTTGAAGCTGATTTGCTGCAGTCACCACTGAGCATAGGGACTGTCTTCTGCACTCTACAGGAATCCTATTCCTACCTAAATATGCAGTGTGGCTTTTGTATTGGCAGTGGGGTCAAGGGGTTGTTGAGATAGGGTCCCAGGTAGCTTAgactagctttgaactgatcctcccaaatgctgggattacagatgtatatGCCATGACACACCTGCCTtttttgtttgagataaggtctaTTTAGCCCAGGGTGGTCTTAAAATGCAGTGACCCCTCCTCCCCTCGCCTCTAGTGTTGAGATCACAGGCATAAGACAGTATGCTCATCAAATTTTGATGGACAGGGAGCAGACCTCATCTTTACAGTCCATTCAGGCTTTGGGAGTCTGGGAGCCAtagacctccacatgcatgcctacCATGCTGTCCTGTTCTAGCCACACCTAAAACACTCCAGCCCTCTCACTTGGCTTTGGCTGAGCAAAGCCTTGGTGACAATGAGTCCCATTGCTGGCAGATATCCCTCAGGCAAGCATCCACTTAGCACATGACTAAAGATTCTGTGGGCTTCCCGAATCTCCCAGAAAACCAGCACTGTTTTGCATCAGCTACTGGAGGCCCATGGCCTATGGTGGATGCATCACACATTCCATCACATCATGTCCCATCGTCTAATTTGAAACACAGCTCACACTGGGACCTTGTGACCAGAAGGCAGTCAGCTGAATGACTCAGAAATGATTGTGGAATTCAAAAATAGGAAACTAAAAATATGCAGGGCGGCTGGCTTCTAGGAACAGGCGGGTCTGTGGTTCCAACGCTTGGTAAAGGATGGGTAGGAGCCAAGACCCTGATGGGAGCTGAGGAGTGAAGAGCAGGCAAGGAGAGTCACCTGTGAGCTGTGCAGCTCTGACAAGCCTTTATTAGCAGCAGGAGGAATTGATGCTGAGGTGTTCAGGGCAAAACTGGGCACAAGTTGGGGAGATGCAGAGATGTGTGGGGTGCTCACCCTGATGATGACCGCGTTTTAATCCCCAACGTGGTTGAAGGGACTCTGTACAAAGGGATAAGTTTCTTTGGTGGCCCAAAAGCCCTGCAACAGTAGTAACTCAATACTGCCACTTAAAGAGGGGAATACAGCAAGTGACATTCTCTTAAATCTAGAAGGAAACCAGCTTGCTCATATCTGAGCTGAACTCTGGAGAGCCATTTTGGATTCCTGAGCTGTACAAAAAATGTGAcacgccgggcgtggtgacgcacgcctttgatcccagcactggggaggcagaggcaggcggatttctgagttcaaggccagcctggtctacaaagtgagttccaggacagccagggctatacagagaaaccctgtctggaaaaaccaaaaaaaaaaaaaaaaaaaaaagtgacatctAAGCCCATCGACCTGTGACTTGCCACAGGACAGTTAAAAGGCATCAGCAAGAGCAGTAGGGTTGCCCAGGCTTCCTAGCGCATAGGATGATCAgaaaggagttcaaggtcacttcAGTTACACTCagcttgaggccaacctaggTTACATCTGGGCTACAAGAAACCGTGTCTTAAACCCTTCAAactggagaaagggggaggggtagAGAATGACAGAGAACACCCACCAGACACCTTATACAGGCCTATGCATAGTCTGGGGAGTCAAGAGCATTGTGGCTACAGCCAGGTGAGAAATGGGGTCAGAGAAAACAGGATGAGTCCCCAGAGTAGTCAGGAGGCCTCAATGGCCAAGAATTTGAACAAACAGCCAGATGGAGCAATGCTGAGCTGAAGAACATGGTAGGCTTGAGGCTGTGGAGGAGGGTGCAACCCAAGGAATGCAGGAGGGACCAACAATGCGGAAGGCGATTGAGGAGAGTTCAAGTGTGCTGAGGGGTCAGCTGTCTGGTGGATAGGTGGAGCAGGGAGCAGGAAATGAGGGCATAGAACCTAAGTGCCAGGAAATGACTGATCTGTGTTTGAGTACAGGCCCCAGGCTGGTCACTTGAAGTCCACATTAGGTTAGGACAGTGAGGTACAGCTCTTCACTCTGTCAGGAGAACCTGTGGCTAAGATCCTCTTCTCCAGACatgaacttttatttatttgagatatgGTCTTTCTACTTAGTGTTCTCTATGTAggctaggctgtccttgaactcatagatcacagagatccacctgcttccacctccctaaAAAGCTAGGATCAAAGGTATGTATTATCACACCCAGCCAAAGGTTAGAAAGCTGAGACAATGGTTTATTGGGCTCCAAGTGTGGCAGTCAGGGCCCCTGCTGGTGTGAAGGAAATCACATCACTCCATTCACAACTAGCACCCAGGGCTGTAAGCACACCTCAGTCAGCCTGATGGGAGGGATTTCTGAGGTTAGAAGGGTTCTTAATATAATAGAAATTCTTGGTGACACAAGTTATCtccaggtaaaggcacttgcttttGTGTGTTTGGGGAGAACATCtcatttgtagctcaggctgctgtAAAGTGCAGTTCTcaactctcaagtgctaggatttcagaGTGAGCCACTATATGTAGGTAGGCCCAGGGCACTTGCTTACAGACCACCATGGAGGCAAGGTGCTACCCTTTAAACCACAGTCCTCACAGGGGTCTTGCACTTGTTTGAGGGTGGGGGGTCAGGAGCTGCTGTCTGATGGCCTCCAAGGATGTGAGACAGATGTCCTCTTGGCCAACTGTAAGGCAACCAAGTGATCTTAACTGAGATGGTGTCTTCCCCCAAGGAACAAGAAGAAGGCTCTCAAACTGCAGTCAGCACATGTGCCATCAGCTTCAACTTCCTTCTTGCAAGACCAGAGACctcttgggggggtgggggggaggagcaGTGGTGGAGAACACGACGGGGAACCTTCATGTGTTCCGAAAGCCCAGGGAGCAGAGGTTCCGTAGATACAGATATACTCCAGGAGCTGGTGGGAGGGGACCCGCCCTGGATCAGCAAGGTCTTTTTGGCACTGGGCACAAAAGGCACTTGGTGCTACATCATGGTGTGATCAAGTCCACAGTGACTCCTGAGAGGAGCTGTAGGCTTGTCAGGGTGTTTCTGAGGAAGACACAGTTGAATCCCTTAGTACTGGGGACATATTCTCACTCTTGCTCACAGATTCCTGGGCTTCTTCCACCAGGTCAGCCACCAGATTCAGCCTGCAGGTCCGCAGCGCCTTAACCAGTCCGGCCACCGAGGCGTTCTTCTTCTCAGCATTCTTCCAGACTTTCAGACTCTCCCTTACCCGCTCACTCAGACTTCGGGGGTACTTCTCCTCAATCCCATCCATCTTGGCCTCAGACACCTTCAGCTCGCGGGCCAGTCTTTTCCAGTCTCTCCCCACATTGTCACACACAATGTCAAATGCCACCTGCAGATCTAGGAGGGAAAAGAGCAGTGTGACTTGACTGAGGAGCTGGGGCAAGTCTCCCTACCGGCCACCAAGCATGGGCCTGAGCACTTCGAAGACAACATCACTTCAAAGCCACTCAGGTCCTGTGCTGACACTAAGTAGCACAGGAGCTACTTCAAGATACCCAAAGTGGCCTGATCTGCCCAGCCACATTCTCAGCCTGGGCCACAGCGAGCTATGGCTTAGAAGACTGTCAACTGAGGACTGGAGTGTCAGAGGGAAAAAGCAGGGCTGCCCTAACACCCCGCTCAATAGTGGGTTGGCCAAAGTCCCCAAAGCTACATCTTACACTGTGACCTTTGCTGGTTTGACCAGACACCACAAAAGATCTGTCTCTGTGCTACTCTGGAGCCCCTGCTTAGACACAGGCAAGGTGTAATCTCTGTAGGGAGCCCTGGGCAGTGGCTGAAGACCCTTTACTGGATTCCTGTAACAATAACAAACATTGGAATGCCTTGGAGATGTGAATACACAATCCATTTTCGTGTGGATCTTGCACACACCGGCAGTGGGAAGCTTTACTCCACAGGCCCTCCAGCTGCTTTGATGTTCTGTGTCACTGTAGACAAAGAGCAACGGTGACAACCAACCAGGAACTAAATAAACCTTTGCCCCTTTAAATGGCTTCTCGAGTATTTGTCACAAGTGATCAAGTGTCTAATATATGCTTAATCTGTATCTACatcccaaggccagcctggtgttgCTCAGCTGTGGCTGCTATCCACTGTGCGTTATGGGGAGGCATAGCGCCTCCTCTCTACGCAAAACAGAAGTAACTGCCGATAACCAGACACTGCACTCTGGACCAGAGAGCACAGCCGCCGCGCAATCTTTCCTTGGCCAGGAAGGGCAGTCTTGGACACAGGCACTCCCACTACGGAAATGGTGCCGAGCAGCCGGCACACGTGACCTCTGCCCACTCTTCAACGCTACCCTCACTGGGGTTAAGATGCCTTAGTCACATTCACTTCTTAGCTGAGTTTTCCAACGAAGCACTGCAGGTCTGAGGCGAGTTAATACTGGGGTTGGGCAAGTGGCACGAACCCTTGGGTTCAACCTTGGCACTGCCAGTAAGAAACAAGACCTCCCAGCTTCCGGCTCAAGCGGTTGAAAAAAGTGGGCGTGCCCTAGAGTCCATCCCAGTCGGAGCCAGTGGAGGGTGCACTGAGGCCAGGCCTCCCCGCCCATTCCCCGCCCCCTGCCCACCTGCCTCCCCCGGGGGCGCAGCGGTCGCCGTCCCCGCCTCGAAGTCGTCCAGGCGCTGCAGTAGATCGTGTCGGCGCAGCGAGGCCAGCAACTCGCGCAGCAGCCCGGTGTGCCCGCGCTCCAGGTCGTTCTGCTCCAGCAGCACCGTGAACAGGTCCAGGCCACTCTGCACGCGCTCCAGCTTTCGTTTGCTCACGCGCTCGCGGCACAAGAACTTGAGCTCCATCAGATCGTTGCCCGACAGGCTGCCGGACAGCGAGTGCAGCAGCACCAGGAATGGGTCCATGGCAGTGGTACGCCGGGCTGCCCCTCAGCGATCCCACATAGGAAATCACCTTAGGCTTTCCCGCCCAGCGTCTCGCGGGATGTCCAAATCAGACGCATGCGCTTCGGATGTGGCTGTAACCGCTTCCGCCCGGGCTGGCATCCGCTGTTGTAGTAGCTTTGACAGCTGAGCTGCGTTGACTTCAGCTTACGCGCGCGTTTCTCACCCCGAGGCAGAACAGATCTTGTTCACCAGAAGTGTAACGTGGATCCTCTTGGGGCTCTGAGGAGCTGCGCAGCCCTActgtgtgggggggggctggaAGAGCAGCTGCAGATGCCTACGGCTGCCAGATCATGTTCTATCAccggaaagaaggaaagagagagagagagagagagagagagagagagagagagagagagagagagagagatggatggagttacttatgggctggagagacagttcaggggttaagagcactggcaattcttacagaggaccttcacgaattcaattcccagcactcacatgatggcttacaaccatctgtaattccagttccaggggctttgacatcctcttctggcaaGCACACTTGTGGTATGCTGACAAAATACTCGTACATATAAAAACCATTAAATATTCCTTGGTATATGTATGAGCATTTGTAGGTGGTTTAGTGCTCCTACAGGTCTTCAAGTGCCCACGGAGGACAGGAAAGGGCATGGATACCCCTAGGACTAGAGTTCCGTTTGGATGTGAACTCTTGTGTGGATCCAGGTTCTCCGTGAGAGCaacacagtgctcttaaccgccaatCCATTCCCCCAGGCCaataatatgtatattaaaatgAGTAGAAGAGAGGATTTGGAATATTGTCATCAGAAAAAGTTGATGTGTGCCGGAGGTTGTAGAGACACTAACTGCCCTGCTTTGAGCTTTCGTTAACAATACACTGATTCCACAGCCACACCCAAGTACTGCTCATGAGTTAAAAAGTGCCTGTTGCCCAAGCTTGAGGACCCATGCTCAGATCCTGGTGTCCACATAAAAAGACGAACAAGGAGGTGCCCATCTGAAACCCCAACTttggcagagacagatggattccTGGTGCTCAGTGGCCAGGCACTCTAGCTGAATGGCTGAGCTCCAGGTTAGTGGGGCGCAGTTATGCACAGCATACCCAGCAGGGTTGACTTATATTTTTTTAGATTGACTTATAATTCACCCATTTAAAGTTCAGTGCTTtggttgatttttgagacagggtctcacgctGTAGCCCAGACAGACAGCTGAGGCTGTATAGAATGACAAatggggctggaaaggtggctcgaGGTTAAGAGCGTttgttactcttccagaggatctgggtctGGTTGCAAACAACTATGCAGGactgcttacaactgtctgtaactacagaCAGGGGAATCAGGGGCCCTCTGCTGGTCTCTGCTGGGCactacagtctctctctctctctctctctctctctctctctctctctctctctctctctcacacacacacacacacacacacacacacacacacacacacacacgaacacatttTTACTAGGTTGGGGGAGGGCTCTTTAGGGGAGCAGACCAACAGAAGTGAAT
This Mus musculus strain C57BL/6J chromosome 7, GRCm38.p6 C57BL/6J DNA region includes the following protein-coding sequences:
- the Fadd gene encoding FAS-associated death domain protein is translated as MDPFLVLLHSLSGSLSGNDLMELKFLCRERVSKRKLERVQSGLDLFTVLLEQNDLERGHTGLLRELLASLRRHDLLQRLDDFEAGTATAAPPGEADLQVAFDIVCDNVGRDWKRLARELKVSEAKMDGIEEKYPRSLSERVRESLKVWKNAEKKNASVAGLVKALRTCRLNLVADLVEEAQESVSKSENMSPVLRDSTVSSSETP